The Ooceraea biroi isolate clonal line C1 chromosome 1, Obir_v5.4, whole genome shotgun sequence genome has a window encoding:
- the LOC113562667 gene encoding eukaryotic translation initiation factor 5-like, producing the protein MGSVNVNRNVSDAFYRYKMPRIQAKVEGKGNGIKTVIVNMVDVAKAIGRPATYPTLYFGCELGVQIQFDFRNERFIVNGSHDATTLQDLLDGFIRKYVLCPACDNPETELMVSLKRGAIFQDCKACSHHGRIMERNHKLNTYILKNPPSLNSAVQGSSLTEGNRSKHVNEEAATAATAVTANDNDQSGSLENELNNSADIVVEPPPERTGQLL; encoded by the exons ATGGGGAGCGTGAATGTTAACCGCAATGTCAGTGATGCCTTCTACCGTTACAAGATGCCGCGGATTCAAGCAAAAGTGGAGGGCAAGGGAAATGGCATCAAAACGGTAATTGTTAACATGGTGGACGTAGCAAAGGCGATCGGCCGTCCAGCCACATATCCAACCCTATACTTTGGCTGCGAACTGGGTGTCCAGATACAATTCGACTTCAGGAATGAACGCTTTATCGTTAACGGTTCGCACGATGCCACAACACTTCAGGATTTGCTGGACGGTTTTATCCGGAAATATGTTCTCTGCCCTGCTTGCGACAATCCGGAAACCGAGCTGATGGTCAGCTTAAAGAGGGGCGCAATTTTCCAAGATTGCAAGGCTTGCAGCCATCATGGTCGCATCATGGAGCGCAACCACAAATTGAACACGTACATTCTAAAAAATCCGCCAAGCTTGAATTCAGCAGTGCAAGGTAGTTCATTAACGGAAGGCAATCGCTCGAAACATGTCAACGAAGAAGCTGCGACTGCGGCCACTGCTGTCACTGCCAACGACAATGATCAATCTGGTTCTCTGGAAAATGAGCTCAACAACTCTGCAGACATCGTGGTGGAACCACCGCCTGAAAGAACG gGGCAATTGCTATAG